The Pseudomonas sp. SCA2728.1_7 DNA segment GCTGTAACCGGTGGTGGTGTTTTCGAAGCGGCCGTACAGGGCTTTCGCGGTCGGAGTACGGAAACCTTCAGCGTACTGACCGTACCAGGTGTAGTTTTCGGTCAGGGCGTAGGTCAGGCCGAATTTCGGCGAGACTTTGTGCCAGGTCTTGTTCTCGTCGCTGACCGTGCCTTGGCCGTCCGCCGCCACGGTGTTGAGGAATTCCTGAGTGATGTGCGGCTTGAGCTGGGTGTAGTCGTAGCGCAGGCCCGGCAGGAAGGTCCAGTTCTTCCAGCTGATCTGATCCTGAGCGAACACGCTGTAGGTGTTGATGGTCGGGTCCGGGAAGTCGGTCGCCTTGGCCAACACGTCAGCGGTACTGGTCGCACCAATGGCGGTGCAGCCACGACCGACGGCCAGGCAAGTGCCGTCGCCGCTGCGCGAACCGGTGACTTTCTGTTGCTTGAGGGTGGTGCCGTAAGTCAGGACGTGATCGGTGTCGCCGATGGCGAACGCCTTGTCCAGTTGCGCATCGAAGACCCACTGCTTTTCTTCGTAGATCGTGTCACGAGTACGCAGCACTTGGCGGGTGATCGGGTAGTAGAACTCGGTGGTGCTCTGGTCAGTCTTGGCGATCTGGTGGTTGAGGCTCCACTTCACGTTGTCGACCAGCAGGCTGTCGAGGGCGAACGAGTGTTCGATGCCGATACGTTCACGGGTGATCGTGTCGTTACCGGTGCGCCACTGGTACATGCCGCCGGGCAGTACGCTGTTCGGAATGGTCGGGGCGCCGTTGAAGTACGGGCCGCCGTAGGCACTTTTCTGATCGGTGTCGCGATCATCCTTGTACTTTTCGTAGGTCAGGCCCAGACGCGAATCTTCGTTGTAGTTCCAGCCGATCTTGGCCAGCACGTTGTAGGCGTTGACGTCTTCCGGGTTGGCGGCAGTGCGTTCCAGACCGGTGCCGTTGTTGCTGCCATAGGAATCGGTCTCGTGACCGTCGCGCTGGCTGTAGTGCAGCAAGCCGTCGAACTGGTCGGCGCGGCCGGCGACGGTGGCGGATTTCAGCCAGCTGTCATCGGCGGAGCTGTAACCGGTTTTCAGACGCGCGCCGACGTCTTTGCCGGGCTTGATGATGTCGTCGGCATCGAGGGTGTAGTAGCTGACGGCGCCGCCGATGGCGTTGCTGCCGTAGAGCACCGAGGCCGGGCCACGGAGGATTTCCACGCGTTTGACGATTTCCGGGTCAACGTAATTGCGCTGGGTCTTGGCATACGGGCCGTTGAAGAAACCGTCCGGCACTTCCACGCCGTCAACCTGCGTCAGGATGCGGTCGCCGTCGATACCACGGATGTTGTAGCCGCTGATGCCGCCACGGGTGCCGGCGCCGCCGACGGATACGCCCGGCTCATAACGCACCAGATCCTTGATGGTGTTGACGTTGTTGCGGTCCAGATCCTGGCGGGTCTGCACGGTGACGGTGGCCGGTACGCTGTTGACCGACTGCTCCTGACGGGTGGCGCTGATGGTCACCTGATCGAGATTGAGCGTGCCGCTGGCGTTGCGCTTTTCCAGGACGACGTTGTTGTTGCTGATTTTGCGGAAGCTCAGGTTGGTCCCCACCAACAGGCGCTCCAGGGCTTTTTCCGGGGGCAACGAGCCACGCACGCCCGGCGACGACACGCCCTGACCCAGTTCTGCCGGCAAGCCAACCTGCCAACCGGTCACGGTGGTGAAGGCATTGAGCGCCGACACCAGCGGCTGCTGACCGATGGCGAACGAGTAATCGCCCATGTTGCGCGTCGGTTGCTCGGTGGCCGCCATCAGTGGCGCAGTGCCGGCCATCAGGATGGCCGCGGTCAGCAGCGACAAGACGCGGGAAGGGGAGGAAGTCTGGCGGGTAAGGCGTGAGGACATCGATAGCGCTCCGTGTCGCACGAATCTTTATAGGGGCTGATTGGCTTCGCGTGTTGCGAATCAATTGCATTGGCTATAACGAGACGTACTGACGTTGGCTATCGAGTAAAAATAATTCTCATTTAGTTCAGGATGACCACGGCGGGGAATTCTTTCAGTTGCGCCGAGGTGATCTGAGCGAGGGAGCGAACCACGTCGAGCGGCTGATCGAGACGGTAATTGCCGGTCACGGCGACGTCCGCCAGTTGCTCGTTGGTGTTGATGATCCAGCCTGGATAGTAACGGCGCAATTCGGCCAGCACCTGATTCAGCGGGCAGTTCTCGAACACCAGTCGGCCCTGCACCCAGGCCAGATCGGTGTTGGCGTCGAGTTTGGCCGGGCGGTCGAAACCGTTGGGGCCGATTCGGATGCTCTCACCGGCAGTCAGACGCACGCGTGCGTCGTTGTGCGTGGCGCGCAAATCGACGTCGCCGCGCTGCACATTGACCTGCGCGACGCCATCGAGATAACGCACGGCGAACGCGGTATCGCGCACGCTGGCAGTGACTGGTCCGGCATCGATTTCCAGCGGTTGACTGCGGCCGCTGGCAATCTCGAAAAACGCCTCGCCCTGAAACAACCGGGCAACGCGCTGTTGATCGTTGATGGTGCTGGAGAATGCCGAATTGGTATTGAGCAGGACTTTCGAACCGTCCTCCAGTTGCAGACGCTGGCGCTCGCCAACCACCGTGAGGTGATCGGCCTGAAGGCGCATGGGCAGATTACTGAAACTGAACAAGCCAAGGATCAGCACCGCAGCAGTGGCCAGCGGTTTCCAGTGCGGACGCAGACGCTTGAGGACGGTGACTTTCGCAGGTTTCGCCGCCAGGCTTTGCGCGCACTGGGCGACTTGCGGGCCGTCCCAGATCGCCTGAGCCTTGGCAAACGCTTCGGCATTCAACGGATCGGCCGCGAGCCAGGCATGAAACTGCCGGGTCTGCTCCTCGTCCGGGCTGCCGAGCACGATGAGCCAGTCCAGTGCCTGGTCCATTGCGTTTGCAGCGTCCTGCACCGAATCCGGCGAAGGCGAGCGGTGGGTGTCCGTCACGGTGTTTCCTCGGCAGTGTCTGCGCACGGCTGTTTTTTCAAGTGAAGCGTAAAAGTCGGGCAAGGGTAACAAAGCCCGATGATCCGTGCAGGCGATCCTGGCACTTACAGAAAAGCCCTACAGCCTCAGTCGCCATTCAGACGTTCGGCGACGCCGATGCAAATGGTCATGATCAGCTTCAATTCTTTTTGTACGGTGCTGAGGGAGACGTTCAGCTCATCAGCGATTTCCTGATAACTGTTCCCGTGCAAACGGCTGAGGATGAAAATCTGCTGCTGGCGGGGGCTGAGTTGACTGAGGCTCACGTTCAAGCGCTCCAGCATCTGTTCGGCGTGGGCGGCATCTTCGGCGCTGCTGGCGGGGGCGGCGACGCTGTGCACGACATCCTGCGGCACATCATCGACCATGGTTCGCGAATGGATCTTGCGCGCGCGCAAATGATCCAGCGCCAGATTGCGCGCGGTCTGGAAGACAAAAGGTTCGAGGTGATCGATGGCCCGCTCGCTCAACGCCCGCGTCACACGCAGGTAGGTCTCCTGCAGCAGGTCTTCAGCGGTGCTGTGATTGTTGACCATCCGTTCCAGCGTACGCAGCAGCGAGGTGCGCTGAGTAAGGAAGACGTGGTTGAAGCGCGATTGACTCACGGGAGGACCTGATCGATTTCAAGCGAATGATAATGCTTATCATCTGCCTGTATGGTCAAGCCCTGATTTCAAATACAGCACAAAACCCCTGTAGGAGTGAGCCTGCTCGCGATAGCGGTCGATCAGCCACAACATCTGTGACTGACAGATAGCAATCGCGAGCAGGCTCACTCCTACAAAAAGCAGGGAGTTATTCGGCGTTACACAACGCCAGGCAGTTATCCAGCATGCGATTCGAGAAGCCCCACTCGTTGTCATACCAGGCCAGCACTTTCAGCAGTTTGCCGCTGGATTTGGTGTGGTTGGCGTCGAAGATCGACGACAGCGGGTTGTGGTTGAAGTCGCTCGACACCAGCGGCAGGGTGTTGAAACCGAGAATCTTCGAATGCTGGCTTGCAGCCTTGAGCAGCGCGTTGACTTCCTCGGCGCTGGCTTCTTTTTTCAGTTGCACGGTCAAATCCACCAGCGACACATTGATCACCGGCACGCGCACGGCCATGCCGGTCAGTTTGCCGGCCAGTTCCGGCAGTACCAGGCCCACTGCTTCAGCGGCGCCGGTCTTGCTCGGAATCATGTTCTGCGTGGCCGAACGCGCGCGGTAGGGGTCGGTGTGATAGACGTCGGTGAGGTTCTGATCGTTGGTGTAGGCATGAATCGTGGTCATCAAACCGCTTTCAATGCCCAGTTCACGGTGCAGCACCTGCGCCACCGGTGCTAGGCAGTTGGTGGTGCACGAAGCGTTGGAGATGATTTGGTGCGACTGGCGCAGAATGTCATGGTTCACGCCATAAACCACGGTGGCGTCGGCGCCTTTTGCCGGGGCAGAGATGATCACTTTGCGGGCGCCGGCAGTAATATGCGCGGCGGCTTTGGCGCGGTCGGTGAAGAGACCGGTGCATTCGAACACCACATCAATCTTTTCCGCCGCCCATGGCAGCTCGGCCGGGTTGCGAATCGCGCTGACCGCAATGCGGTCGCCGTTGACGGTCAGACTTTCATTGTCATGCTCGACTTGCGCGTCGAACGTGCCGTGAACGGTGTCGTATTTGAGCAGATGGGCATTGATCGAGCTGTCACCCAGATCGTTGATGGCGACGATCTGCAAATCCTGTCGATAGCCTTGGGTATACAGTGCGCGCAGGACATTACGGCCGATGCGGCCAAAACCATTGATTGCGATTCGAAGAGTCATGGAACAGCGCCGCCGTCGTTTTGTTGTTGGAATTACAAGATTATTCGCATAAAAATAGAAAACAAGCCTTTTTAGTGGCAATATTTTGTTTTATCTACAACGAGTGACCTGAATCAACTGGTCCGAATGGTCAAAAAAGCCGTCTGTCATTCCAACAACAACGGCGTTTGATCAGCATAGACAATCAGGTCGCCACATCCGTTAGCCTGGAGTTCTACACATGCATCCCCGCGTCCTTGAGGTCACCGAACGGCTTATCGCCCGCAGCCGCGCCACGCGTCAGGCTTACCTTGCACTGATTCGTGGCGCCGCCACTGACGGGCCGATGCGCGGCAAGCTGCAATGCGCCAATTTCGCCCACGGCGTGGCCGGTTGCGGCAGCGAAGACAAGCACAGCCTGCGGATGATGAACTCGGCGAACATCGCCATTGTTTCTTCGTATAACGACATGCTCTCGGCGCACCAGCCGTATGAAGTCTTCCCGGAACAGATCAAGAACGCCCTGCGCGAAATCGGCTCGGTCGGCCAGTTCGCCGGCGGCACTCCGGCGATGTGCGACGGCGTCACCCAAGGTGAGCCGGGCATGGAACTGAGCCTGCCGAGCCGCGAAGTGATCGCCATGTCGACCGCTGTGGCGCTGTCGCACAACATGTTCGACGGCGCACTGATGCTCGGCATCTGCGACAAGATCGTCCCGGGCCTGATGATGGGTTCGCTGCGTTTCGGCCACCTGCCGACGATTTTCGTCCCGGGTGGGCCGATGGTCTCGGGGATTTCCAACAAGGAAAAAGCCGACGTGCGCCAGAAGTACGCCGAAGGCAAAGCCACCCGCGAAG contains these protein-coding regions:
- a CDS encoding TonB-dependent receptor, translating into MSSRLTRQTSSPSRVLSLLTAAILMAGTAPLMAATEQPTRNMGDYSFAIGQQPLVSALNAFTTVTGWQVGLPAELGQGVSSPGVRGSLPPEKALERLLVGTNLSFRKISNNNVVLEKRNASGTLNLDQVTISATRQEQSVNSVPATVTVQTRQDLDRNNVNTIKDLVRYEPGVSVGGAGTRGGISGYNIRGIDGDRILTQVDGVEVPDGFFNGPYAKTQRNYVDPEIVKRVEILRGPASVLYGSNAIGGAVSYYTLDADDIIKPGKDVGARLKTGYSSADDSWLKSATVAGRADQFDGLLHYSQRDGHETDSYGSNNGTGLERTAANPEDVNAYNVLAKIGWNYNEDSRLGLTYEKYKDDRDTDQKSAYGGPYFNGAPTIPNSVLPGGMYQWRTGNDTITRERIGIEHSFALDSLLVDNVKWSLNHQIAKTDQSTTEFYYPITRQVLRTRDTIYEEKQWVFDAQLDKAFAIGDTDHVLTYGTTLKQQKVTGSRSGDGTCLAVGRGCTAIGATSTADVLAKATDFPDPTINTYSVFAQDQISWKNWTFLPGLRYDYTQLKPHITQEFLNTVAADGQGTVSDENKTWHKVSPKFGLTYALTENYTWYGQYAEGFRTPTAKALYGRFENTTTGYSVAPNPDLEPEKSKSYETGLRGNFEHGSFDVAVFYNKYRDFINEDAVTPGRNELTFQSANIKHATIKGAEVKGRLNLDAFGAPQGLYTQGSIAYAYGRNNDNGEPINSVNPLTGVFGLGYDQDNYGGLLSWTVVKKKDRVDDSNFKSPDGVSSQFKTPGFGILDLAGYYKVTDDVTVSGGIYNLTDKKYWLWDDVRGYDSVGEASVTQPANLDRLTQPGRNFAINLIWDI
- the gap gene encoding type I glyceraldehyde-3-phosphate dehydrogenase; translated protein: MTLRIAINGFGRIGRNVLRALYTQGYRQDLQIVAINDLGDSSINAHLLKYDTVHGTFDAQVEHDNESLTVNGDRIAVSAIRNPAELPWAAEKIDVVFECTGLFTDRAKAAAHITAGARKVIISAPAKGADATVVYGVNHDILRQSHQIISNASCTTNCLAPVAQVLHRELGIESGLMTTIHAYTNDQNLTDVYHTDPYRARSATQNMIPSKTGAAEAVGLVLPELAGKLTGMAVRVPVINVSLVDLTVQLKKEASAEEVNALLKAASQHSKILGFNTLPLVSSDFNHNPLSSIFDANHTKSSGKLLKVLAWYDNEWGFSNRMLDNCLALCNAE
- a CDS encoding sigma-70 family RNA polymerase sigma factor, which produces MSQSRFNHVFLTQRTSLLRTLERMVNNHSTAEDLLQETYLRVTRALSERAIDHLEPFVFQTARNLALDHLRARKIHSRTMVDDVPQDVVHSVAAPASSAEDAAHAEQMLERLNVSLSQLSPRQQQIFILSRLHGNSYQEIADELNVSLSTVQKELKLIMTICIGVAERLNGD
- a CDS encoding FecR domain-containing protein; the protein is MTDTHRSPSPDSVQDAANAMDQALDWLIVLGSPDEEQTRQFHAWLAADPLNAEAFAKAQAIWDGPQVAQCAQSLAAKPAKVTVLKRLRPHWKPLATAAVLILGLFSFSNLPMRLQADHLTVVGERQRLQLEDGSKVLLNTNSAFSSTINDQQRVARLFQGEAFFEIASGRSQPLEIDAGPVTASVRDTAFAVRYLDGVAQVNVQRGDVDLRATHNDARVRLTAGESIRIGPNGFDRPAKLDANTDLAWVQGRLVFENCPLNQVLAELRRYYPGWIINTNEQLADVAVTGNYRLDQPLDVVRSLAQITSAQLKEFPAVVILN